The following coding sequences are from one Schizosaccharomyces osmophilus chromosome 1, complete sequence window:
- the med13 gene encoding mediator complex subunit Med13 — protein MQQDEVQLLNFSSIPCPETIFYAKYEIQNSGNETALQDLYDFETSLKNKSQICCVLDGSLYLYAFDSIPLLPEPRPSMLVLNDSGSLGRSFFQHKTISITYLIQVNFVQALRRLSVYHLCKEYGFLSLKEFLVPIRAASTFCLEGLDVYEYPLLGLHIGFLTNGSMEFSFRPTGLSLYCLSNIANLEDYVSKEVVVLPFGCKAKLISFQAPSSILTIETLQNRYGFSNLSITKWVGIQVDFLDYAFSWPLCLCFLIKTPFSTRLVNDFDKYFSAEAYSFPFYASKDMLSKECTHMDQDKTKVYSNSENLGHTASACAPLKPELPNPLAIPSSPQLPIHETNDPFPSAENGMEEVDRGNDLLMEDIEEAGITEADFDYFDLPTHEVNSYPQNMEEIEQKSESLNQVGLESFLEETQVDRQRLPLSPKTFTQENNIATKTLSKSPSELAIPKAPLKSPSMDDSNIESYFHDEVVPPQYNAIPISSSSINIAKKYSIGGKYWCPSDLLHRSDSLGSLTNSVSSVEEEKHLYDNLRETIKHQPNSGLELSIQTRVSFPSLETKSAKLLSPSSFNSDTDVTKINDSFEPLLDDYNLKHLKMIKEEALLEIMLSQPFYFYLLPFWRNQNSDYISCNDSHDYLYIQEATKGFLEDLFSGLSRRISLRSCASRETEMNGNGTKGVDVANTYLINVNQPGVILKSNNQKLTVDFNATKHWLSLNLQPLDEKRNYRVLLFTQEKPESITLVKSLFDDIRFAYENSYFGKLEFGNLVTLQKNGIIDYDSPCLKSFSESGDQFNEQQSTSISDLAKECANVYSNDNVLVLFFVDDSVRSFFSTCQLFTLFNEVISNETKKAGLLNDKLFLRIIPSSAVCAIGQPLAMKDLSPTTIALDIYSTPPLNNSSFKAKFRPFAVEKPIGTLLDYKLANTNSASALFNDYTLHVTYTIVLNKYLLCNWSDTYGELEHIKWFLLSETDSMVDVFQKIWRTSNEIMKIGSFSWCLSIMKVGVLSLEELNAWKQVADSQEFMDKSTFVIGNCLIYDIFKPCIKPFFNILFRSCNNPCNSLQTPENIEIAGIVREAATLVPNFNALNINPCLAYGLLGHSKCGYVVPVANIQLFHLKQSEPTLVLRKILREYMFMSSSSIKNHYSSVPIPHNISTVLYQGQLLDYLRGGDH, from the exons ATGCAGCAGGATGAGGTTCaattattaaatttttccTCAATT CCTTGCCCAGAAACCATCTTTTATGCTAAATATGAAATACAAAACTCTGGAAATGAAACTGCCTTACAGGACCTTTACGATTTCGAGACCTCATTAAAGAACAAAAGTCAAATTTGTTGCGTTCTAGATGGCtcattatatttatatgCATTTGATTCCATCCCGCTTTTACCTGAGCCTCGACCTTCTATGCTCGTTTTGAATGATTCTGGAAGCCTTGGTCGTTCATTCTTTCAGCATAAAACCATTTCGATAACGTATTTGATACAGGTTAACTTTGTCCAAGCTTTACGGCGTTTAAGCGTGTATCATCTTTGCAAAGAATAtggatttctttctctcAAAGAGTTTTTAGTCCCAATAAGGGCCGCTTCAACATTTTGTCTGGAAGGTTTGGATGTTTACGAATACCCTCTTCTTGGTTTACATATTGGTTTTCTGACAAATGGCTCTATggagttttcttttcgacCTACAGGGCTGTCACTATATTGTTTATCAAATATAGCAAATCTGGAAGACTATGTATCAAAGGAGGTCGTTGTATTGCCATTTGGATGTAAAGCAAAATTGATCTCTTTTCAAGCACCTTCGTCTATATTAACTATCGAAACCTTACAAAATCGTTATGGCTTTTCAAATCTTTCAATAACAAAATGGGTGGGAATTCAAGTCGATTTTTTGGACTATGCATTTTCATGGCCGTTATGCCTTTGTTTCTTAATAAAAACCCCATTTTCCACGCGTTTGGTAAATGACTTTGATAAATACTTTTCCGCTGAGGCATATTCTTTCCCTTTTTATGCATCAAAAGATATGCtatcaaaagaatgcaCTCATATGGATCAGGATAAAACAAAGGTATATTCAAACTCGGAGAACTTGGGTCATACTGCTTCAGCCTGTGCTCCTTTGAAGCCGGAACTGCCAAATCCTTTGGCTATACCTTCTAGTCCCCAATTACCCATACACGAAACAAACGATCCCTTTCCATCAGCAGAAAATGGTATGGAAGAAGTTGATCGAGGAAATGATCTACTCATGGAAGATATTGAGGAAGCTGGAATCACCGAAGCTGATTTTGACTATTTTGATTTACCTACCCATGAAGTAAACTCATACCCTCAAAATATGGAAGAAATAGAGCAGAAATCTGAAAGTTTAAATCAAGTTGGTTTGGAAagctttttggaagaaacaCAAGTCGACCGTCAGCGATTACCCTTGTCACCCAAGACTTTTACtcaagaaaacaacatagcaacaaaaactttatCTAAAAGCCCTTCAGAGCTTGCGATCCCAAAAGCTCCCCTCAAATCTCCTAGTATGGATGACTCAAACATTGAGAGTTACTTTCATGACGAAGTTGTACCGCCGCAATATAATGCAATTCCaatttcttcctcttcaatCAATATTGCAAAAAAGTACTCAATTGGTGGAAAGTACTGGTGTCCTTCTGATTTGCTCCATCGATCTGATAGTCTAGGATCATTAACAAACTCGGTCAGCAGTGTcgaggaagaaaaacacTTATACGATAATTTACGGGAGACAATTAAACACCAACCTAATTCTGGATTGGAACTTTCTATCCAAACAAGGGTGTCCTTCCCATCGCTCGAGACAAAAAGCGCGAAGCTTTTAAgtccttcttcatttaataGCGACACAGATGTAACTAAAATAAACGATTCTTTTGAACCTTTGTTGGATGATTACAATTTGAAGCATCTTAAAATGATTAAAGAGGAGGCGTTATTAGAGATAATGTTGAGCCAGCCgttctatttttatttattaccTTTTTGGAGAAACCAAAATTCAGATTATATTTCCTGTAATGATTCACATGATTATCTCTACATTCAGGAAGCTACTAAGGGTTTTCTCGAAGACTTATTTTCAGGACTAAGCAGACGTATTTCATTAAGATCTTGCGCTTCTCGGGAAACTGAAATGAATGGCAATGGCACCAAAGGCGTTGATGTGGCTAATACATATTTAATTAATGTGAATCAACCTGGTGTAATATTGAAATCAAATAATCAAAAGCTAACGGTTGATTTTAATGCTACTAAACATTGGTTATCTTTAAACCTTCAGCCACTcgatgaaaaaagaaattatagagttttgctttttaccCAGGAAAAGCCGGAATCAATTACGTTAGTCAAATCTCTGTTTGATGATATTCGTTTCGCTTATGAAAATAGTTATTTTGGCAAGCTTGAGTTTGGAAATCTTGTAacattacaaaaaaatggGATTATAGATTATGATTCACCTTGCTTGAAATCGTTTTCCGAATCTGGTGACCAATTTAATGAACAACAAAGCACAAGTATTTCAGATCTGGCTAAAGAATGTGCCAATGTCTATTCCAATGATAATGTTCTAGTTTTATTCTTCGTTGATGATTCCGTTCGttcgttcttttcaacATGCCAGttgtttactttgtttaatGAAGTTATTTCTAATGAAACTAAGAAAGCTGGCTTGCTTAATgataaactttttttaagaataaTACCTTCTTCAGCTGTTTGCGCTATTGGTCAGCCTCTTGCGATGAAGGATTTGTCTCCTACAACTATTGCATTGGACATATATAGTACTCCACCGCTGaataattcttcttttaaagctAAATTCCGTCCTTTTGCTGTTGAAAAGCCTATCGGCACTTTACTGGATTATAAATTAGCTAATACAAATTCTGCCAGTGCCCTGTTTAATGATTATACTTTACATGTGACTTATACGATCGTGCTAAATAAGTATCTACTATGCAACTGGAGCGATACTTATGGTGAACTTGAACATATTAAATGGTTTTTGTTGAGTGAGACAGACTCAATGGTGGACGTATTTCAGAAGATCTGGAGAACCAGCAATGAGATTATGAAGATAGGCTCGTTTTCTTGGTGTTTGAGTATAATGAAAGTTGGTGTTCTATCGTTAGAGGAACTCAATGCTTGGAAACAAGTGGCAGACTCCCAAGAGTTCATGGATAAATCGACGTTTGTTATCGGCAATTGTTTAATTTATGACATTTTTAAACCATGTATAAAAccatttttcaatattCTTTTCAGATCATGCAACAACCCCTGCAATTCGCTGCAAACCCCagaaaacattgaaattgCAGGTATAGTGAGAGAAGCAGCTACCCTGGTTCCAAACTTTAACGCTTTGAATATTAATCCTTGCCTAGCCTATGGATTACTTGGGCATAGTAAGTGTGGTTATGTTGTGCCAGTTGCAAATATACAATTGTTTCATCTGAAGCAGAGCGAACCGACTCTAGTTCTGCGTAAGATACTGAGAGAGTACATGTTTATGTCTTCCTCTTCTATAAAGAATCATTATTCGTCGGTTCCAATACCCCATAATATATCTACTGTCTTGTATCAAGGGCAATTACTTGATTACTTAAGGGGAGGTGATCATTGA
- the mtx2 gene encoding metaxin 2 (Sam35), with protein MSSLTKISSFYRSIFKNFPLITFESPYPAVNEELKTKPVLYVSNWNGDPTSESMDLESLQWQTWVKLYDPEIILLNVSNHASPDQNTPFLEIVFHKVVLKNGLLLHLVNDEQMLQIIAPWMSLLTGPIHVALNYSMYLDEANFRELQNHWFTKATWPLSLIRTIAQPLEKKKQLRILTEEKNLDADTIFEDAARAFSSLSDLLSNGAYFFNGDAPSILDISLFSYAEMILHLPLKNDQLRLSLTSNKNLLDLANRVRALAGYSSYGSVLLDDE; from the exons ATGAGCTCTTTGACGAAAATAAGTTCCTTTTATCGCTctatattcaaaaacttccCTTTAATCACATTTGAGAGTCCTTATCCAGCAGTAAATGAGGAATTGAAAACGAAACCGGTTTTGTATGTTAGCAATTGGAATGGCGATCCAACCTCAGAGTCAATGGATTTAGAATCTTTGCAATGGCAAACATGGGTCAAGCTTTATGACCCAGAAATCATTCTACTCAACGTTTCAAATCATGCTTCACCTGACCAAAATACGCCTTTCCTAGAAATAGTTTTTCACAAAGTCGTCTTGAAAAATGGTTTATTATTACATCTAGTAAATGACGAGCAAATGTTGCAAATTATAGCACCTTGGATGAGTCTTCTGACTGGCCCCATCCACGTTGCTTTGAACTATAGCATGTATCTTGATGAGGCCAATTTCCGTGAATTACAAAACCATTGGTTTACAAAGGCAACTTGGCCTTTGAGCTTAATAAGGACAATAGCCCAGCctcttgaaaagaaaaaacagcTTCGTATTTTGACTGAGGAAAAAAATCTGGATGCAGACACG atttttgaagatgcaGCCAGAGCCTTTTCATCTCTTTCAGATTTGTTAAGCAATGGGGCCTATTTTTTTAACGGAGATGCTCCTTCCATTTTAGACATTTCTCTGTTTAGCTATGCAGAAATGATCCTTCACCTCCCATTGAAGAATGATCAATTACGCCTCTCTTTAACGTCTAATAAAAATCTCTTAGATCTAGCCAACCGTGTACGTGCTTTGGCTGGCTATAGCTCTTACGGTTCCGTTTTACTTGATGATGAATGA
- the qng1 gene encoding tRNA queuosine nucleoside glycosylase Qng1 codes for MPTIVTVIQALVHSTLQNSESGFTAMSRVLEDSKFIASNSKDVQVNAEGCYRVASWIEHQLDNLGPKFANWQDHELHPKSQDAHTLDWIFLIDILNFSFWSDADTRDSGNHPARFGVRYKGNLYTGYWSLCAAVNKALDNDIPITNPTFYADEARCPDDLIASIFASDTKEPVPLLAERIRIMRASGKALLKHYQGRFVHLLDKCDHSAQKLLGLLLKNFPDFRDISLYKGRECYILKRAQILVAETWACFHGKSYGRFDDIDSITMFADYRVPQILWQLGCLDYSAEFEDRLRKSLLIAHNDPMEIEMRGCSIWAVELVRQAANRQNLNAIMIDFFLWDLAKEWQATGYSPHQGRVLSSVPSIRVRSIYY; via the exons ATGCCGACCATTGTCACTGTCATCCAGGCATTGGTTCATTCGACCCTTCAGAATTCAGAGTCAGGATTTACTGCTATGTCTCGAGTGTTGGAGGATTCCAAGTTTATTGCTTCG AATTCAAAGGATGTCCAAGTAAACGCAGAAGGATGTTATCGTGTTGCTTCCTGGATTGAACACCAGTTGGACAATTTAGGGCCAAAGTTTGCAAATTGGCAAGACCATGAATTACACCCTAAATCCCAAGACGCACATACGTTGGACTG GATCTTCTTGATTGATATTTTAAACTTCTCGTTTTGGTCTGATGCAGATACCAGAGATTCAGGCAATCATCCTGCTCGATTCGGTGTACGCTATAAAGGAAACCTGTACACAGGATATTGGAGTCTTTGTGCTGCCGTCAATAAAGCCCTAGACAACGATATCCCAATAACTAATCCAACATTTTATGCAGATGAAGCTCGTTGTCCTGATGACTTAATTGCTTCCATTTTTGCTAGCGACACAAAAGAGCCAGTTCCCTTGTTAGCTGAGCGCATACGAATTATGCGGGCAAGTGGTAAAGCATTGCTAAAACATTATCAGGGACGATTTGTTCACTTGCTGGACAAATGCGATCACAGTGCTCAAAAGTTGCTTGgacttcttttgaagaattttcCCGATTTTCGAGACATTTCACTTTACAAAGGTCGTGAGTGCTACATATTGAAGCGCGCACAAATACTGGTAGCTGAAACATGGGCATGTTTTCATGGAAAAAGCTACGGAAGATTTGACGATATAGATAGCATTACTATGTTTGCTGATTATCGGGTTCCACAAATCCTTTGGCAGCTCGGATGCTTGGATTATTCTGctgaatttgaagatcGATTGCGGAAAAGTCTACTGATTGCTCATAATGACCCGATGGAAATAGAAATGCGTGGATGCAGTATATGGGCAGTTGAATTGGTTCGTCAAGCAGCAAATCGACAAAATTTGAATGCAATTATGATTGATTTTTTCCTATGGGATCTGGCAAAAGAATGGCAAGCTACAGGATATTCCCCTCATCAAGGAAGAGTGCTAAGCTCTGTCCCTTCAATCCGAGTACGAAGTATAtattattga
- the snd302 gene encoding SRP-independent ER targeting protein Snd3b, translating to MNAQVLNLVAALGVMQYSKRLDFEDPQIVYYARAAYVVSNAIIFGIYTIIQTRISSNNDRTPLIYEEPAAPFSGQSAGKHVSTTVKDYDTEQLQKAKKSSMIGVAMMAFMHLYMGYAQPLVLQSILPLISLFTNQLTSIYILGKAAEGSLARPFAAGGGPFSNANKSAPAAPAASSSTPAAAVSDGPTITELNDEEKTA from the exons atgaatgctCAG GTTTTAAATCTTGTCGCCGCTTTAGGTGTTATGCAATACTCTAAACGATTGGACTTTGAAGATCCTCAAATTGTTTACTATGCTCGTGCTGCTTATGTGGTCTCCAATGCTATTATTTTTGGCATTTATACCATTATTCAAACTCGCATAAGCTCCAACAATGATCGTACACCCCTGATCTATGAAGAACCTGCTGCTCCTTTCTCTGGACAATCGGCTGGAAAACATGTCAGTACCACTGTCAAGGATTATGACACTGAGCAACTTCAGAAGGCTAAGAAGAGCTCTATGATTGGTGTAGCTATGATGGCCTTTATGCACTTATACATGGGCTATGCTCAACCTTTGGTACTTCAATCCATCCTCCCTTTGATTAGCTTGTTCACAAACCAATTGACTTCTATTTACATTCTTGGCAAGGCAGCCGAAGGTAGTTTGGCTCGTCCTTTTGCTGCTGGTGGTGGTCCGTTCAGTAACGCCAACAAGTCTGCTCCTGCCGCTCCGGCTGCTTCTTCCAGCACACCCGCTGCTGCTGTCTCGGATGGTCCCACCATCACTGAATtgaatgatgaagaaaaaaccgCCTAA
- the atg1801 gene encoding autophagy associated WD repeat protein Atg18a, whose product MASNKSHLLFCGFNQDSNLLSVGTYDGYKIYNCDPFGKCFFKLQGATSIVEMLFSTSLVALVEKEDGNNRKLKLVNTKKGTTICELTFPTPLLSVKLNRKRLLAVLEEQIYVYDISNMLLLHTIETCGNLFSVCALSPNSANCYLAYPDTETKNTRPELETSSAALSSLTVSGRVIVWDAVHCKEITVIQAHKDPLSILEFNADGTMLATASENGRIIRVYSIPSGERLYQFRRGSLPAQVYSIAFHPDSTLLAVSSSTQTVHIYRLSSYSLPSKPQPVPSSTTQPRRESLFRRSSRSIVGTVGGYLPQSVSGMLDPERDFAFAHIPGDKVSSTVAFSGENSNINVATFDGNLYTFRINTSTGGECSLINHFSIGLSAT is encoded by the exons atggCATCAAACAAGTCGcatcttttattttgcGGCTTTAATCAGGACTCCAA TTTATTATCGGTAGGAACCTATGATGGATACAAAATCTATAATTGTGACCCATTCGGgaaatgtttctttaaat TACAGGGCGCGACGTCAATTGTCGAAATGTTGTTTAGTACGTCGCTCGTAGCACTTGTTGAGAAGGAGGATGGAAATAATCGGAAATTAAAGCTGGTCAACACAAAGAAAGGTACCACGATATGTGAATTGACATTTCCGACACCGCTGTTGTCGGTGAAATTGAATCGAAAACGGTTGCTTGCGGTACTGGAAGAACAGATCTACGTGTACGATATCAGTAACATGTTACTATTGCATACAATTGAAACATGCGggaatcttttttctgtatgTGCACTGTCACCAAACTCTGCCAATTGCTATCTCGCTTATCCCGACActgaaaccaaaaatacTCGACCTGAACTTGAGACTTCTTCGGCAGCTCTTTCCAGTTTAACTGTTTCCGGGCGTGTCATCGTTTGGGATGCAGTCCATTGTAAAGAAATTACAGTTATTCAAGCTCATAAAGATCCCCTTTCGATTTTAGAATTCAACGCAGATGGTACCATGTTGGCTACGGCATCCGAAAATGGTAGAATTATCCGGGTGTACTCCATTCCTTCCGGGGAACGCCTTTATCAGTTTCGGAGAGGGTCTTTGCCAGCTCAAGTTTACTCCATTGCTTTTCACCCTGATTCCACCCTTTTAGCCGTTTCTTCCAGTACCCAGACCGTTCATATATATAGACTTAGCAGCTACAGTTTGCCATCGAAACCTCAGCCAGTTCCTTCGTCCACCACTCAGCCACGAAGAGAGAG TTTGTTCCGAAGGTCTTCGCGAAGTATTGTGGGGACCGTTGGAGGTTATTTACCACAATCTGTTTCGGGCATGCTAGACCCAGAGCGTGATTTTGCATTTGCTCATATACCTGGTGACAAGGTGTCCTCAACAGTAGCGTTTAGCGGCGAGAATTCCAACATAAATGTTGCTACGTTTGATGGAAATTTGTATACTTTTCGAATCAATACTTCTACGGGTGGAGAATGTTCCCTTATAAATCATTTTTC AATTGGCCTGTCTGCAACGTAA
- the dam1 gene encoding DASH complex subunit Dam1: MDNYEKETLNPKNDNNIEENKDPDAIPPNLQTFANSLAALDDGVNEFRKRMNQLSVTKQNLDSFNESFASFLYGLQINAFCVDYENAPLAESASLQKIKDQLKMEVQSRQSQRNFASSSNNGNRYAQEMNTSALDETFTTNDTSFIERPDSFPVPR; encoded by the coding sequence ATGGACAACTACGAAAAAGAGACtttaaatccaaaaaatgataATAATATAGAGGAAAACAAGGATCCAGATGCGATTCCACCGAATCTCCAGACGTTTGCAAATTCCTTGGCTGCTTTAGATGATGGCGTTAATGAATTTCGTAAACGTATGAATCAACTGTCAGTGACTAAGCAAAATTTAGACTCTTTTAATGaatcttttgcttctttcttATACGGATTACAAATTAATGCTTTTTGTGTTGACTATGAAAATGCACCTCTAGCTGAAAGTGCTTCCTTGCAGAAAATCAAGGATCAGTTGAAAATGGAAGTTCAATCGAGGCAATCTCAGCGCAATTTtgcatcttcttctaataaTGGTAATAGATACGCACAAGAAATGAATACTTCAGCACTTGATGAAACGTTTACTACCAACGATACCTCTTTTATTGAACGCCCAGATTCATTCCCCGTACCTCGTTGA
- the csr101 gene encoding sec14 cytosolic factor family, phospholipid-intermembrane transfer protein Csr1, whose product MFSSRLWSKGNYSTAASAVAAGTFFFRRSQSSTEQEDIRNSLHYATCSPLKSMIKKTWPSIQENSTYRNSFIHFAKCDSPDAILIRFLKSCRMDPDQASLKLLNTLKWRIESNVDKVVEHGELFAKENNDEQFIRQLRTGKVTMLGRDLKDRPICYIRAHLHQPSKETQKSLREMTIWAMETIRLFLHSQPTLQASIDDPQNVNVLFDLSKFSLSNMDYSFVKYLSSCLELYYPESLGVCILHKSPWIFRSIWNIIKGWIKPEITEKIVFTQNSKDLEKHIGREVIPASLGGDNQHTYEYIEPKENENQRVVEDSYEKEIALGRYFAYYNEWEQHALHWAQTTNEDALNERLRTNCDIAGTNFSKEYWRVDKYLRARTVYDRLGLLTNKSGQTV is encoded by the coding sequence ATGTTTTCTTCTCGTTTGTGGTCGAAAGGAAACTACTCGACGGCGGCTTCAGCCGTTGCTGCTggtacctttttttttcgtcgCTCACAGTCTTCCACTGAACAAGAAGATATACGAAACTCGTTACATTATGCCACATGCTCTCCGTTGAAATCTATGATTAAGAAAACATGGCCCTCTATCCAGGAAAATAGTACCTACCgaaattctttcattcattttgcTAAATGTGATTCTCCAGATGCTATTCTTATACGGTTTCTAAAATCTTGCCGTATGGATCCAGATCAGGCTAGTCTGAAGCTACTTAACACTTTGAAATGGCGCATCGAATCTAACGTCGATAAAGTAGTAGAACACGGTGAGTTGTTTGCTAAAGAGAATAATGACGAACAATTTATAAGACAGCTTCGTACCGGAAAAGTCACTATGCTTGGCAGAGATCTTAAGGACCGCCCGATCTGTTACATACGTGCGCATTTACATCAACCATCAAAGGAGACGCAAAAGTCATTGCGAGAAATGACAATTTGGGCTATGGAAACCATTCGTCTCTTTTTGCATTCGCAACCTACCTTACAAGCATCGATAGATGATCCTCAGAATGTTAACGTTTTGTTCGACTTGAGTAAGTTCTCCCTAAGCAACATGGATTATTCATTTGTGAAATACTTGTCCTCTTGTCTGGAATTATACTATCCTGAATCCCTGGGTGTTTGTATTTTGCATAAATCCCCATGGATTTTCCGAAGTATATGGAACATTATAAAAGGGTGGATTAAGCCGGAAATcacagaaaaaattgtttttactCAAAATTCAAAGGATCTGGAAAAGCATATTGGTCGCGAGGTGATTCCTGCTAGTCTGGGAGGAGATAATCAGCATACGTATGAATATATTGaaccaaaggaaaatgagAATCAACGTGTTGTTGAGGACAGctacgaaaaagaaattgcaCTTGGCCGCTATTTTGCTTATTATAATGAATGGGAGCAACATGCTCTACACTGGGCCCAAACAACAAATGAAGATGCACTGAATGAAAGACTGCGTACAAATTGCGACATTGCAGGCACAAATTTTTCGAAAGAGTATTGGCGTGTTGATAAATATCTTCGTGCAAGAACTGTATATGATCGTTTGGGATTGCTAACCAACAAATCAGGACAGACTGTCTAA